One segment of Metallosphaera cuprina Ar-4 DNA contains the following:
- a CDS encoding NAD-dependent epimerase/dehydratase family protein: protein MVDVVTGGAGYIGGHLVDKLVSLGRDVIVIDDLSYGRYLNPSVKFEKTDLRYGHPIIEECGTVFHLAANPDVKTSMENVEEHFERDVKVTLNALEMARKSDCRSFFFFSSSTVYGEAKVPTPETEELKPISNYGLFKLMGEQMVQFYSRNYDLISVSLRLANITGGRTSHGVIIDFIKKLMKNPTELEILGNGKQKKSYLHVQDLIDAILLLEERNKEPYNDFNVGNDDWITVEEIARTVESEMKLNPVHRYIDSGDGRGWKGDVRFMLLDITKIKSLGWRPTLTSRQAVQRATQEALKLLGYI, encoded by the coding sequence ATGGTAGACGTAGTTACTGGAGGAGCAGGTTATATAGGAGGACACCTTGTAGACAAGTTAGTATCTTTAGGCAGGGACGTAATAGTTATAGACGATCTATCATATGGGAGATACTTAAACCCTTCAGTCAAGTTCGAAAAGACAGATCTACGCTATGGTCATCCTATTATTGAGGAATGCGGAACAGTTTTCCATCTAGCTGCTAACCCTGACGTTAAAACGTCAATGGAGAATGTGGAGGAACATTTTGAGAGAGACGTTAAGGTTACTCTTAACGCACTAGAGATGGCCAGAAAGTCCGACTGTAGATCTTTCTTCTTTTTCTCTTCTTCAACAGTTTACGGAGAAGCTAAAGTACCTACCCCCGAGACTGAAGAGCTGAAGCCAATATCTAACTATGGTCTATTTAAGCTGATGGGCGAGCAGATGGTACAATTTTATTCTAGAAATTATGATTTAATTTCAGTATCTCTAAGGTTAGCTAATATAACTGGTGGACGAACATCACATGGAGTAATTATTGATTTCATTAAGAAATTAATGAAAAATCCAACAGAGCTAGAAATCCTAGGAAACGGTAAGCAAAAGAAAAGTTACCTTCACGTTCAGGATCTAATAGACGCAATTCTTCTCTTAGAGGAGAGAAACAAAGAGCCTTACAACGACTTTAATGTAGGGAACGATGATTGGATTACAGTTGAAGAAATAGCGAGAACGGTGGAGAGTGAAATGAAACTGAATCCAGTACACAGGTACATTGATTCTGGTGATGGTAGAGGATGGAAAGGAGATGTAAGGTTTATGTTGTTAGACATCACTAAGATTAAGAGTTTGGGTTGGAGACCCACCTTGACGTCCAGACAAGCGGTTCAAAGGGCAACTCAAGAGGCCTTGAAATTACTCGGTTATATCTAA
- a CDS encoding 30S ribosomal protein S8e: MGVYQGRDLRKITGGKKNISRGKRKHEIGSQPTETKISNEDVREKTRGLGGNFKVRLTYVSYANVLNPGDGSIKKVKIQEVLESRANREYARRGIIVKGSIIRTEMGRAIVTSRPGQHGVINAVLIQQ; the protein is encoded by the coding sequence ATGGGTGTATATCAGGGAAGGGATCTTAGAAAGATCACAGGTGGCAAGAAAAACATTTCAAGAGGCAAGAGGAAACATGAGATAGGGAGTCAACCAACTGAGACAAAGATATCTAACGAGGATGTAAGAGAGAAAACTAGAGGGCTAGGTGGAAACTTTAAAGTTAGGTTAACCTATGTTTCTTACGCAAACGTGCTGAATCCAGGGGACGGTTCTATTAAGAAGGTTAAAATTCAGGAGGTTTTAGAGAGTAGAGCTAATAGAGAGTACGCTAGAAGAGGCATAATAGTAAAGGGATCTATAATAAGAACTGAAATGGGTAGGGCTATAGTGACATCTAGGCCAGGTCAACACGGAGTTATAAATGCGGTTCTGATCCAGCAATGA
- the uppS gene encoding polyprenyl diphosphate synthase: MLKELMRPLYPLYERVLWREIRNGPIPNHVGIIPDGNRRWARYNNFSVNEAYMMGYKKLREVLIWLLDLNVKNVTVFALSTENCTKRTKTELDIIMGYIKKGIKEMISEEFIDKYEVRVRAIGKLEMTSEDLRSTVNEVMTRSSIYDKRKLTLAICYGGRQEILDAVSRMLKDFEKGDINTISEQDFRKYFYDEELEDIDLVIRTSGEMRISNFLLWHLAYSELFFCEAYWPDFRKIDLWRAIRAYQKRARRYGA, encoded by the coding sequence ATGCTCAAAGAACTAATGAGGCCTCTCTATCCGCTATACGAAAGAGTACTGTGGAGAGAAATAAGGAACGGTCCTATACCTAACCACGTTGGAATAATACCAGATGGAAACAGAAGGTGGGCTAGATACAACAACTTTTCAGTTAATGAAGCCTATATGATGGGATATAAGAAGTTAAGAGAAGTTTTAATCTGGTTGCTTGACCTGAACGTAAAGAACGTAACAGTGTTTGCTCTATCTACTGAGAACTGTACAAAAAGAACCAAAACTGAGTTAGATATAATAATGGGTTATATAAAGAAAGGTATTAAAGAAATGATATCAGAGGAATTTATAGATAAATATGAAGTCAGAGTTAGAGCTATTGGTAAATTGGAAATGACAAGCGAAGATCTCAGATCCACTGTAAATGAGGTAATGACAAGATCCTCAATTTATGATAAAAGAAAGTTAACTTTAGCCATTTGTTATGGTGGAAGGCAAGAAATATTAGACGCTGTCTCCAGAATGTTGAAAGACTTTGAAAAGGGAGACATTAATACAATAAGTGAGCAGGATTTTAGGAAATACTTCTACGATGAGGAACTAGAGGACATTGACCTTGTGATAAGGACGTCAGGTGAGATGAGAATAAGTAATTTCTTATTGTGGCATCTGGCATACTCTGAACTCTTCTTTTGTGAAGCTTACTGGCCTGATTTTAGGAAAATAGATCTCTGGCGAGCGATCAGAGCCTACCAGAAGAGGGCAAGGAGATATGGAGCTTAA
- a CDS encoding N-acetyl-lysine deacetylase, with translation MHLEKESLKQKGRKLLEELLSVYTPSGSEDKALKVFEWIEKEFNLKLNVTKSNSYLLGRGEILLASHIDTVQGFIEPSVSGETISGRGAVDAKGPLTSMILAGWILNDLGCGVEIAALSDEENMSKGAKELLSSSRRFSHIVIGEPTNTTHIAIEYRGLMRLSIKCKGNPEHSSSSHDNVILKRIPSIMKVSQLHSEYSLPTIVPTILRSGSSANVTPEDLYVHFDIRFPYEVNYNDILSKFKEEFDECDIEIGELIHPVKVSPSTPLVRSLMRGLIRQGMRPSLVKKSGTSDMNILASITPSIATYGPGDSRLEHTEFERITLDEIYIATMTYVNSLEELCSKN, from the coding sequence ATGCACTTAGAAAAGGAATCGCTGAAACAGAAGGGAAGAAAGCTTCTTGAAGAACTTTTATCTGTATACACTCCCTCTGGGTCCGAAGATAAAGCACTAAAGGTATTCGAATGGATAGAAAAGGAATTCAACCTAAAGCTTAATGTAACAAAGTCTAACTCCTATCTTCTTGGTAGAGGTGAAATTCTTCTGGCTTCACATATAGACACTGTTCAAGGGTTTATCGAACCTTCTGTTTCCGGTGAAACTATCTCAGGGAGGGGAGCAGTTGACGCAAAGGGACCGCTTACGTCAATGATATTGGCGGGATGGATACTTAACGACTTAGGGTGTGGCGTAGAGATAGCCGCTCTATCTGATGAGGAGAACATGAGTAAGGGAGCCAAAGAACTCCTATCATCGTCTAGGAGGTTCTCTCATATTGTTATTGGAGAGCCAACAAACACGACTCACATTGCGATCGAGTATCGAGGCTTAATGCGCTTGTCTATTAAGTGTAAGGGAAACCCAGAACATTCCTCTTCGTCTCATGACAATGTTATATTGAAACGTATACCTAGCATCATGAAAGTTTCACAGTTGCATTCAGAGTATTCTTTGCCCACCATAGTTCCTACCATTTTAAGGAGCGGAAGCTCAGCTAATGTGACACCCGAGGATCTCTACGTTCATTTCGATATCAGGTTTCCGTACGAAGTCAACTACAATGATATATTATCGAAATTTAAAGAAGAATTCGACGAATGCGATATCGAGATAGGAGAGCTTATACATCCAGTTAAAGTCTCTCCATCTACCCCTTTAGTGAGATCATTGATGAGAGGATTGATAAGACAAGGTATGAGGCCCTCTCTTGTCAAAAAGTCAGGAACTAGCGATATGAACATTTTAGCATCCATAACTCCAAGCATAGCAACTTACGGTCCTGGTGATTCAAGGTTAGAACATACAGAATTTGAGAGAATAACTCTGGATGAAATATATATAGCTACAATGACTTATGTAAATTCACTAGAAGAATTATGCTCAAAGAACTAA
- the lysJ gene encoding [LysW]-aminoadipate semialdehyde/glutamate semialdehyde transaminase has protein sequence MKLVTFYGSRGLRIVRGEGQYVWDDHGEKYLDLHSGHGVAFLGHRNPKVVEHLKRQLDNIMTLTTAFDIDVRDEMLREIDVLKPDGMDNIFLLNSGTEAVELSLKAARKITGRKKFVAFKNSFHGRTMGSLSVTWNKKYRDPFEPLISPIEFLDFNDIDGLKKLDNSTAAVIFEPVQGEGGVIPATQEFAKALREETEKKGILLISDEVQSGFGRTGKVWAYQHFSIKPDILTAGKAIGGGFPVSAVFLPDHIAEKLGEGDHGTTYGGNPMALAAVKAASEVLKEEKVPEQAAIKGNTFIKMIKEALVDFRSVREVRGLGLMIGVDLRLNPGTTIKVLQDNRVLSLKAGLSTVRFLSPYVISNQDMEWAVDALRKGIAETEGKKAS, from the coding sequence ATGAAATTAGTAACATTTTACGGGAGTAGAGGGCTAAGGATTGTGAGGGGAGAAGGTCAGTACGTATGGGATGACCATGGGGAAAAGTATCTAGATCTGCACTCTGGTCATGGAGTCGCGTTTTTAGGACACAGGAATCCTAAAGTTGTAGAACATCTTAAAAGGCAGTTGGATAACATAATGACCCTCACAACCGCATTTGACATAGACGTTAGGGATGAGATGCTGAGGGAGATAGACGTTCTGAAACCAGACGGGATGGATAACATCTTCCTTCTTAATAGCGGCACAGAGGCGGTAGAGCTATCTCTTAAAGCGGCCAGGAAAATTACTGGAAGGAAGAAGTTCGTCGCTTTTAAGAACTCATTTCACGGAAGAACAATGGGATCTCTTTCTGTCACCTGGAATAAGAAATATAGAGATCCCTTTGAACCCTTGATATCTCCGATTGAGTTTCTAGACTTCAACGACATTGATGGATTGAAAAAATTAGATAATAGTACAGCCGCGGTCATCTTCGAACCCGTACAAGGAGAGGGAGGTGTGATACCAGCTACACAAGAATTCGCTAAAGCGCTCAGGGAGGAGACCGAGAAAAAAGGGATCTTACTCATTTCGGACGAAGTACAGTCAGGATTTGGAAGAACAGGTAAAGTATGGGCATATCAGCACTTTTCGATAAAACCTGATATTCTGACAGCAGGTAAGGCTATAGGTGGCGGGTTTCCAGTGAGCGCCGTTTTCCTTCCAGATCATATAGCAGAGAAGCTGGGAGAGGGCGATCATGGAACTACTTATGGGGGAAATCCTATGGCTCTAGCAGCCGTTAAGGCTGCCTCTGAAGTCCTTAAGGAAGAAAAGGTTCCAGAGCAGGCTGCAATTAAGGGTAATACCTTCATTAAAATGATCAAAGAAGCTCTAGTGGACTTCAGATCTGTTAGAGAGGTGAGGGGGTTAGGCTTGATGATAGGAGTTGATCTAAGGCTAAACCCTGGTACTACAATAAAAGTACTTCAGGATAATCGCGTCTTGTCTCTTAAGGCTGGGCTTTCGACTGTTAGATTCCTCTCTCCTTACGTGATATCTAATCAGGACATGGAGTGGGCTGTTGATGCACTTAGAAAAGGAATCGCTGAAACAGAAGGGAAGAAAGCTTCTTGA
- the lysX gene encoding lysine biosynthesis protein LysX codes for MILGISYDLLRWEERNIIEEGRKSGFKVIPIFTKDVTFLSSEDVPYQDVEAILQRNTSHSRAVSTSMLFETSGFKVFNDSLTLSKCENKLMTTFLLRSRGIPVPKTAIAFSREKALEVAKKLGYPVVIKPVEGSWGRMVARAQDEDTLRSLIEYQEFTTLQYKTIYYVQEYVNKPNRDIRIFAVGDEVPVGIYRENEKNWKTNTALGAIAKPLKIDEELKELTIKVKEVIGGFFLGIDVFEDKERGYLIGEVNGVPEFKNTVRVNQFNLSNFILHKLNEAIRR; via the coding sequence GTGATATTAGGGATATCCTATGATCTGCTCAGATGGGAAGAACGAAATATAATAGAAGAGGGAAGGAAATCTGGCTTTAAAGTGATACCAATTTTTACAAAAGATGTAACTTTTTTGTCCAGTGAGGACGTACCATACCAAGATGTTGAAGCTATATTGCAGAGAAACACAAGCCATAGTCGTGCTGTTTCAACTTCAATGCTCTTTGAGACAAGTGGGTTTAAAGTATTTAACGATTCGTTAACCCTTTCTAAGTGTGAGAATAAGCTGATGACTACGTTTTTATTAAGAAGTAGAGGAATCCCTGTACCTAAAACTGCTATAGCTTTCTCGAGAGAGAAAGCGTTAGAGGTTGCCAAAAAGTTAGGGTATCCGGTTGTTATAAAGCCTGTAGAAGGTAGCTGGGGAAGGATGGTAGCAAGGGCTCAAGACGAGGATACTTTGAGGAGCTTAATTGAATATCAAGAATTCACAACGTTACAGTATAAGACGATTTACTACGTTCAAGAGTATGTAAATAAGCCTAATAGAGATATAAGGATATTTGCTGTTGGTGACGAGGTACCAGTAGGAATTTACAGGGAAAATGAAAAAAACTGGAAGACGAACACGGCTCTAGGAGCGATAGCGAAACCTCTAAAGATAGATGAAGAACTGAAGGAACTGACGATAAAAGTTAAAGAAGTAATAGGTGGGTTCTTCTTGGGAATAGATGTGTTTGAGGATAAGGAACGAGGATACTTAATAGGCGAAGTAAACGGAGTACCGGAGTTTAAGAACACAGTCAGAGTGAATCAATTCAATTTAAGTAATTTTATTCTACATAAGTTAAATGAGGCGATAAGGAGATGA
- the lysW/argW gene encoding alpha-aminoadipate/glutamate carrier protein LysW, translated as MVSLKCPVCGGEVQVDDNALPGEIVEHECGAQLEVFNDHNRLSLRLAEQIGEDWGE; from the coding sequence ATGGTATCATTAAAATGTCCAGTTTGTGGAGGAGAAGTCCAAGTGGATGATAATGCACTACCAGGAGAAATAGTAGAGCATGAATGTGGAGCCCAGCTGGAGGTTTTTAACGATCATAACAGGCTCTCTCTGAGGTTAGCAGAACAAATAGGAGAGGATTGGGGAGAGTGA
- the lysM gene encoding HTH-type transcriptional regulator LysM, translating to MSEKIDSKDIKILDVLKKNARTPYTLIAKDLKVSEAAIRKRIEKLTKLGVIKRFTIDYELENEVKAIVMVKSTPQIPTPEISKKIAKTPGVETVYETTGDYDIIVIVRGINISSINRTIDEIRSIQGVMGTNSTIILRTWF from the coding sequence ATGAGCGAGAAAATAGACTCAAAGGATATCAAGATTTTAGACGTTCTAAAAAAGAACGCCAGGACCCCTTACACCTTAATCGCCAAAGACCTCAAGGTTAGCGAAGCTGCAATAAGGAAAAGGATAGAGAAGCTTACCAAGTTAGGCGTCATAAAACGATTTACGATAGATTATGAGCTGGAGAATGAAGTGAAAGCCATAGTTATGGTAAAATCAACTCCTCAGATCCCAACTCCTGAAATATCCAAGAAGATAGCTAAAACACCTGGAGTAGAAACAGTATATGAAACCACAGGGGATTACGATATCATTGTGATTGTTAGGGGGATAAACATATCGTCTATAAACAGGACGATAGATGAAATAAGAAGTATACAAGGTGTTATGGGTACAAATAGTACTATAATCCTTAGGACATGGTTTTAG
- a CDS encoding [LysW]-aminoadipate/[LysW]-glutamate kinase → MIVVKIGGRVVKNALDNIIDSIASYDGKLILVHGGGDIVNDYTKRMGIEPTFVTSPEGIRSRYTSKEELDIYVMVMSLINKRIVTLLTTKGRKSMGISGVDGASVVATRKKRIMILDERGKKRIIDGGFTGKISSVNTVLINTLISLVDVLIISPIAIDMEERVPLNVDGDQMAFNVAKALKPEALILLSDVDGVLLDGKVVTTLTRDQAKDISSKIGPGMNRKLLMASEAVEAGVKRVVIGSGLVPNAINSALSGRGTDIS, encoded by the coding sequence ATGATAGTAGTAAAGATAGGAGGAAGGGTAGTTAAGAACGCGTTAGATAACATAATTGATAGTATAGCGAGTTATGATGGAAAGCTAATTTTAGTTCATGGAGGTGGAGACATAGTTAACGATTACACGAAGAGGATGGGAATTGAGCCCACCTTTGTAACCTCGCCCGAAGGTATAAGGAGCAGGTACACCAGCAAAGAAGAGCTCGATATATATGTCATGGTAATGAGCTTAATTAACAAGAGAATAGTCACCCTGCTTACTACAAAGGGAAGGAAATCAATGGGCATTTCAGGTGTAGACGGAGCATCGGTTGTTGCAACTAGGAAGAAAAGGATCATGATTTTAGATGAAAGGGGGAAGAAAAGGATCATTGATGGAGGCTTCACGGGCAAGATATCATCAGTTAATACCGTGCTCATTAACACTCTAATTTCATTAGTTGATGTGTTAATAATTTCTCCAATAGCTATAGACATGGAAGAAAGAGTTCCTTTGAATGTAGATGGGGATCAGATGGCGTTTAACGTAGCTAAGGCTCTCAAGCCCGAGGCTTTAATACTTTTATCAGATGTAGACGGAGTTCTCCTCGATGGAAAAGTTGTAACTACTCTAACGAGAGATCAGGCCAAGGACATATCATCTAAGATAGGTCCTGGTATGAATAGAAAGTTGCTTATGGCATCCGAGGCTGTAGAAGCTGGCGTTAAGAGAGTAGTAATAGGATCAGGGTTAGTTCCTAACGCTATCAATTCTGCCCTATCAGGAAGGGGGACTGATATCTCATGA
- the argC gene encoding N-acetyl-gamma-glutamyl-phosphate reductase codes for MIRTAVVGGSGYTGGELLRILSVHPKVEVTMVTSREYAGKPISLIHPNLKGFFSINFTNFSLDKIGEKADVVFLGLPHGVSLNYVPKLLEIGLQVVDLSADFRLKDPSIYKYWYGIEHPYPDLLNKAVYGLPELHGDDLRGAKLIASPGCNATATILALAPAVKWGFTSNLKFVSDVKVSSSEGGAKPSEGSHHPERQNAIRPYEAEGHRHAAEAEQELSLIGKKDVKISIIPHAISSVRGAMASAHMWLDSQLEDMEIWKKLAEFYRGKKFVRIVRGGIHPYPDPKYVIGSNFADVGFAQEKRLMRLTMFSAIDNLMKGAAGQAVQSFNISRGFEEDEGLRLPPLRPA; via the coding sequence ATGATACGAACTGCAGTAGTAGGAGGTTCGGGCTACACAGGAGGAGAGTTACTCAGAATTCTATCTGTGCACCCAAAAGTAGAGGTTACGATGGTAACGTCTAGAGAATATGCTGGAAAGCCAATATCTTTGATCCATCCGAATCTGAAGGGATTTTTCTCTATAAATTTTACAAATTTTTCACTCGATAAAATAGGAGAAAAGGCTGACGTCGTGTTTCTAGGCCTTCCTCATGGGGTCTCTTTAAACTACGTCCCTAAACTATTGGAAATAGGGTTACAGGTAGTGGATTTAAGTGCTGACTTCAGGCTAAAGGACCCATCTATTTACAAATATTGGTATGGCATAGAGCATCCATATCCAGATCTGTTAAACAAAGCAGTATACGGTCTCCCTGAACTACACGGAGATGACCTTAGAGGAGCAAAATTGATAGCTTCTCCGGGCTGTAACGCTACCGCTACGATATTAGCCTTGGCCCCTGCAGTGAAGTGGGGCTTTACAAGTAACTTAAAGTTCGTTAGTGATGTTAAGGTATCTAGCAGCGAGGGTGGGGCTAAACCATCAGAAGGCAGTCATCATCCGGAGAGACAAAACGCAATAAGACCTTATGAGGCAGAAGGCCATAGACACGCTGCTGAGGCTGAGCAAGAACTCTCGCTAATTGGTAAAAAGGATGTGAAAATTAGTATCATACCTCACGCCATAAGCAGCGTGAGGGGTGCGATGGCATCAGCACATATGTGGCTAGATTCGCAACTGGAGGATATGGAAATCTGGAAAAAGTTAGCTGAATTTTACAGAGGGAAAAAATTTGTTAGGATAGTAAGAGGAGGAATTCATCCGTATCCGGATCCAAAATATGTTATTGGCAGTAATTTTGCTGATGTAGGATTTGCGCAAGAGAAGAGATTGATGAGACTTACTATGTTCTCTGCAATAGATAACCTCATGAAGGGGGCAGCGGGTCAAGCTGTGCAAAGTTTTAACATTTCAAGAGGTTTCGAAGAAGACGAAGGTCTAAGATTACCACCCTTGAGGCCTGCGTGA
- the cedB gene encoding DNA import protein CedB — MNETGKYELYIIMLVPVLLSIFFKNPLLLLLSAFVLALGVYRGIFKFPNYRFNFRRGSQRDQIYVNKDVLILDKEFISFVIIDDVPFDYRDLSDSSLRSTINAFHKVTNLSSQIDIIFRKKYIDQRVYTERLLNRIQNLRIIIENDPSNAKAKNEIEILQSILTRLEQGEKPFSYQIALLVHGKSEQEAKSLAEILIRGLGSLNIKSRLATEKEIRDIILLSRCKCRKEGLPSQIPFLTPFSIEKMPKPDKWSEGIYIGRDLEKGIPIFWNIESSENPHLLIIGPTGSGKTELLLSLGQLIALNYGIPVIFFDVKGDIKSRLIKNGYNFKIINPFLHSLNLSKLTYVSSSVKPLFLEKVIGFSFKLSREERAIIYSVLNRYLRINDSSISWRDLISDEEVWERYPLRRALEVISLFDTGGPFILDSIVNGLNVIDLTQIKDESLRRFIIYTVISELYVKYSDIVDQGIRLALIVDEAWTILKDEDEYGIVGDLVKRGRGHGISLLMATQNVQDLGENADVFMGNVGVLCFMNNGDKEYWRSIVKRYSNILDSDVEDKLTFMGRGEMLIRFLGDPRPILVQHNPLTRGSLQD, encoded by the coding sequence GTGAACGAAACAGGCAAGTATGAGCTCTATATAATAATGTTAGTCCCGGTGTTACTTTCCATATTTTTTAAAAATCCATTATTGCTACTACTTTCAGCGTTTGTATTAGCTCTTGGGGTCTATAGAGGTATATTTAAGTTTCCAAATTATCGCTTTAACTTTAGACGGGGATCACAGAGGGATCAGATATATGTGAATAAGGATGTGCTCATTTTAGATAAGGAATTTATAAGTTTCGTAATTATCGATGATGTTCCATTTGATTATAGGGACTTATCAGATTCCTCACTTAGATCTACGATTAACGCTTTTCACAAGGTTACTAATTTAAGTTCTCAAATAGATATAATCTTTAGGAAAAAATATATAGATCAAAGAGTTTACACCGAAAGATTGCTTAATAGGATACAGAATTTGAGGATAATTATAGAAAACGATCCGTCTAACGCTAAGGCGAAGAACGAGATAGAAATTCTTCAGTCGATTCTGACAAGATTAGAACAAGGGGAGAAGCCTTTCAGCTATCAGATTGCGTTACTTGTTCATGGAAAGTCTGAGCAAGAAGCCAAAAGTTTGGCCGAAATTTTGATTAGAGGGCTAGGAAGTCTTAACATAAAATCTAGGTTAGCTACAGAGAAGGAAATAAGAGATATTATTTTACTCTCTAGATGTAAGTGCAGGAAGGAGGGGCTACCTTCTCAGATTCCTTTTCTTACTCCTTTTTCCATTGAGAAGATGCCTAAACCGGATAAGTGGAGTGAAGGAATATACATTGGAAGAGATTTAGAAAAGGGAATCCCGATTTTCTGGAACATCGAAAGCTCTGAAAATCCTCATCTCCTAATCATAGGACCTACGGGTTCAGGGAAAACTGAACTATTATTATCGTTAGGTCAACTTATTGCGTTAAATTATGGAATTCCTGTAATATTTTTTGACGTTAAAGGAGATATAAAATCTAGATTGATAAAAAATGGATATAACTTTAAGATTATAAATCCATTTCTACACTCGCTTAACCTATCTAAATTAACGTATGTTTCATCTTCCGTGAAGCCATTATTCCTGGAGAAGGTAATAGGTTTCTCATTTAAATTAAGCAGAGAGGAGAGAGCTATAATTTATAGCGTGTTGAATAGGTATCTTAGGATTAATGATAGCTCCATATCTTGGAGAGATTTAATCTCAGACGAGGAAGTTTGGGAAAGATATCCCTTGAGAAGGGCATTGGAGGTTATTAGTCTATTTGACACTGGAGGTCCGTTCATCTTGGACTCGATCGTTAATGGTTTAAACGTAATCGATCTCACTCAAATAAAGGACGAGAGCCTTAGGAGATTTATCATCTATACTGTAATCTCAGAATTATATGTTAAATATTCTGATATAGTAGACCAGGGAATACGTCTAGCATTAATAGTAGATGAGGCATGGACCATATTAAAGGATGAGGACGAGTACGGAATAGTGGGCGATCTCGTAAAGCGTGGTCGAGGACATGGGATATCTCTCCTTATGGCCACACAGAACGTTCAAGATCTAGGAGAGAATGCAGACGTATTTATGGGAAACGTTGGCGTGCTATGTTTTATGAACAATGGAGATAAGGAATATTGGAGATCTATAGTAAAAAGGTACTCTAATATATTGGACAGTGACGTAGAGGATAAACTCACTTTTATGGGAAGAGGTGAGATGTTAATCAGATTTCTAGGAGATCCTAGGCCTATCTTAGTTCAACATAACCCATTAACTAGAGGCTCTCTCCAAGATTGA